The Oncorhynchus masou masou isolate Uvic2021 chromosome 31, UVic_Omas_1.1, whole genome shotgun sequence genome includes a region encoding these proteins:
- the cry1b gene encoding cryptochrome-1b isoform X1, which translates to MVGNTIHWFRKGLRLHDNPSLKESIRGADTLRYVYILDPWFAGSSNVGISRWRFLLQCLEDLDASLRKLHSRLFVIRGQPTDVFPRLFKEWQISRLSYEYDSEPFGKERDAAIQKLASEAGVEVTVKVSHTLYDLDKIIELNGGQSPLTYKRFQVLISHMDAVEMPAETITAEVMLKCATPISDDHDDKFGVPSLEELGFETEGLATAVWPGGETEALTRLERHLERKAWVANFERPRMNANSLLASPTGLSPYLRFGCLSCRLFYFKLTDLYRKVKKNSSPPLSLYGQLLWREFFYTTATNNPCFDKMEGNPVCVQIPWDRNPEALAKWAEGRTGFPWIDAIMTQLRQEGWIHHLARHAVACFLTRGDLWISWEEGMKVFEELLLDADWSVNAGSWMWLSCSSFFQQFFHCYCPVGFGRRTDPNGDYIRRYLPILKGFPAKYIYDPWNAPESVQKAAKCVIGVHYPKPMVHHAEASRLNVERMKQIYQQLSCYRGLGLLATVHANPNDSGHGAGVMTGPMPGPSHEEIQNEGAAQAGRGQVVVKRRNEDLTPGCSNKARRQTSN; encoded by the exons ATTCTTACTCCAGTGTCTGGAGGACCTAGACGCCAGCCTCCGCAAGCTCCACTCCCGTCTGTTTGTCATCCGGGGCCAGCCTACTGATGTCTTTCCCAGGCTGTTCAAG GAATGGCAGATTAGCCGTCTGTCTTACGAGTACGACTCTGAGCCCTTCGGCAAGGAGCGTGATGCCGCCATCCAAAAGCTGGCCAGCGAGGCCGGGGTGGAAGTCACGGTCAAAGTCTCCCACACGCTCTACGACCTAGACAA GATCATCGAGCTGAACGGAGGCCAGTCCCCTCTCACCTACAAGCGTTTCCAGGTGCTCATAAGTCACATGGATGCCGTGGAGATGCCCGCCGAGACCATCACCGCTGAGGTCATGCTTAAGTGTGCCACGCCCATCAGTGATGACCACGACGACAAGTTTGGCGTGCCGTCCTTGGAGGAGCTTGGCTTTGAGACAGAAGGCCTGGCTACAGCAGTATGGCCGGGGGGGGAGACGGAGGCCCTCACTCGCCTGGAGAGGCACCTGGAGAGGAAG GCGTGGGTGGCCAACTTTGAGCGTCCCCGGATGAACGCCAACTCCCTGCTGGCCAGCCCCACGGGCCTAAGCCCCTACCTCCGCTTCGGCTGCCTCTCCTGTCGCCTCTTCTACTTCAAACTCACTGACCTCTACAGGAAGGTGAAGAAAAACAGCTCTCCGCCCCTCTCACTTTATGGCCAGCTGTTGTGGCGCGAGTTCTTCTACACCACGGCCACCAACAACCCCTGCTTCGACAAGATGGAAGGCAACCCTGTGTGCGTGCAGATTCCCTGGGACCGCAACCCAGAGGCGCTGGCCAAGTGGGCCGAGGGGAGGACAGGGTTCCCCTGGATCGACGCCATCATGACCCAGCTGAGGCAGGAGGGCTGGATCCACCACCTGGCCAGACACGCCGTGGCCTGCTTCCTGACCCGGGGAGACCTGTGGATCAGCTGGGAGGAGGGCATGAAG GTATTTGAGGAGCTGCTGCTGGATGCAGACTGGAGTGTGAACGCAGGCAGCTGGATGTGGCTCTCCTGCAGCTCCTTCTTCCAGCAGTTCTTCCACTGTTACTGCCCCGTGGGCTTCGGCAGGAGGACAGACCCCAACGGAGACTACATACG GCGCTATCTTCCCATACTGAAGGGCTTCCCGGCCAAGTACATCTACGACCCCTGGAACGCACCCGAGAGCGTGCAGAAGGCGGCCAAGTGCGTGATCGGTGTGCACTACCCCAAACCCATGGTGCACCACGCTGAGGCCAGCCGCCTCAACGTGGAGAGGATGAAGCAGATCTACCAACAGCTCTCCTGCTACCGCGGCCTGG GGCTGCTCGCGACAGTGCATGCCAATCCTAATGACAGTGGACACGGTGCAGGGGTCATGACGGGTCCAATGCCAGGGCCCTCCCATGAAGAAATCCAGAATGAGGGAGCCGCTCAAGCAG GCAGAGGACAGGTCGTTGTGAAGCGTCGCAATGAGGACCTCACACCGGGCTGTAGCAACAAGGCCCGGAGGCAGACCAGCAACTAG
- the cry1b gene encoding cryptochrome-1b isoform X2 translates to MVGNTIHWFRKGLRLHDNPSLKESIRGADTLRYVYILDPWFAGSSNVGISRWRFLLQCLEDLDASLRKLHSRLFVIRGQPTDVFPRLFKEWQISRLSYEYDSEPFGKERDAAIQKLASEAGVEVTVKVSHTLYDLDKIIELNGGQSPLTYKRFQVLISHMDAVEMPAETITAEVMLKCATPISDDHDDKFGVPSLEELGFETEGLATAVWPGGETEALTRLERHLERKAWVANFERPRMNANSLLASPTGLSPYLRFGCLSCRLFYFKLTDLYRKVKKNSSPPLSLYGQLLWREFFYTTATNNPCFDKMEGNPVCVQIPWDRNPEALAKWAEGRTGFPWIDAIMTQLRQEGWIHHLARHAVACFLTRGDLWISWEEGMKVFEELLLDADWSVNAGSWMWLSCSSFFQQFFHCYCPVGFGRRTDPNGDYIRRYLPILKGFPAKYIYDPWNAPESVQKAAKCVIGVHYPKPMVHHAEASRLNVERMKQIYQQLSCYRGLGLLATVHANPNDSGHGAGVMTGPMPGPSHEEIQNEGAAQADERGTFRRLEIAPKDEPDLWRSIFF, encoded by the exons ATTCTTACTCCAGTGTCTGGAGGACCTAGACGCCAGCCTCCGCAAGCTCCACTCCCGTCTGTTTGTCATCCGGGGCCAGCCTACTGATGTCTTTCCCAGGCTGTTCAAG GAATGGCAGATTAGCCGTCTGTCTTACGAGTACGACTCTGAGCCCTTCGGCAAGGAGCGTGATGCCGCCATCCAAAAGCTGGCCAGCGAGGCCGGGGTGGAAGTCACGGTCAAAGTCTCCCACACGCTCTACGACCTAGACAA GATCATCGAGCTGAACGGAGGCCAGTCCCCTCTCACCTACAAGCGTTTCCAGGTGCTCATAAGTCACATGGATGCCGTGGAGATGCCCGCCGAGACCATCACCGCTGAGGTCATGCTTAAGTGTGCCACGCCCATCAGTGATGACCACGACGACAAGTTTGGCGTGCCGTCCTTGGAGGAGCTTGGCTTTGAGACAGAAGGCCTGGCTACAGCAGTATGGCCGGGGGGGGAGACGGAGGCCCTCACTCGCCTGGAGAGGCACCTGGAGAGGAAG GCGTGGGTGGCCAACTTTGAGCGTCCCCGGATGAACGCCAACTCCCTGCTGGCCAGCCCCACGGGCCTAAGCCCCTACCTCCGCTTCGGCTGCCTCTCCTGTCGCCTCTTCTACTTCAAACTCACTGACCTCTACAGGAAGGTGAAGAAAAACAGCTCTCCGCCCCTCTCACTTTATGGCCAGCTGTTGTGGCGCGAGTTCTTCTACACCACGGCCACCAACAACCCCTGCTTCGACAAGATGGAAGGCAACCCTGTGTGCGTGCAGATTCCCTGGGACCGCAACCCAGAGGCGCTGGCCAAGTGGGCCGAGGGGAGGACAGGGTTCCCCTGGATCGACGCCATCATGACCCAGCTGAGGCAGGAGGGCTGGATCCACCACCTGGCCAGACACGCCGTGGCCTGCTTCCTGACCCGGGGAGACCTGTGGATCAGCTGGGAGGAGGGCATGAAG GTATTTGAGGAGCTGCTGCTGGATGCAGACTGGAGTGTGAACGCAGGCAGCTGGATGTGGCTCTCCTGCAGCTCCTTCTTCCAGCAGTTCTTCCACTGTTACTGCCCCGTGGGCTTCGGCAGGAGGACAGACCCCAACGGAGACTACATACG GCGCTATCTTCCCATACTGAAGGGCTTCCCGGCCAAGTACATCTACGACCCCTGGAACGCACCCGAGAGCGTGCAGAAGGCGGCCAAGTGCGTGATCGGTGTGCACTACCCCAAACCCATGGTGCACCACGCTGAGGCCAGCCGCCTCAACGTGGAGAGGATGAAGCAGATCTACCAACAGCTCTCCTGCTACCGCGGCCTGG GGCTGCTCGCGACAGTGCATGCCAATCCTAATGACAGTGGACACGGTGCAGGGGTCATGACGGGTCCAATGCCAGGGCCCTCCCATGAAGAAATCCAGAATGAGGGAGCCGCTCAAGCAG atgaacgtggtaccttcaggcgtttggaaattgctcccaaggatgaaccagacttgtggaggtccatttttttctga